ATTAACGTAGGAAAACTGTGCAATCAGGCCTGTCTCCATTGTCACGTAGAGGCTGGGCCCAAGCGCAAGGAGCAGATGAATGCGGAGGTGGGAGAGCGGATAATCGCATTACTTCAAAACTCTCCCAATATTAAAACGGTAGATATTACCGGTGGCGCTCCAGAACTCAATAATAACTTTAAACCAATAGCTTTAGCCGCTCGGTCGCTCGGACTTGAAGTTATAGACCGTTGCAATCTGACAGTTTTTTTTGAGGAAGGATATTCTGATATTCCGTTGTTTCTAAGAGACAACCTCATTCACGTGATTGCTTCTCTTCCATGTTACTTAAAGGAAAATGTTGAAAAGCAGCGCGGAAGCGGTGTTTTTCAGAAAAGTATTGATGCCTTAGGGCTTCTAAATTCTCTAGGGTTTGGAGATCCTAGAAGTGGTTTAACTCTTGATTTGGTTTACAATCCCCTTGGGCCCTCACTTCCTCCAGCACAAGAAGAACTTGAATCCGCCTACAAGCGGGAGCTAAGGGAACGATTTGGAATCGAATTTAACAGGCTATACACAATTACAAATGTTCCAATTAGCCGCTTTTTGCACCAACTTGAGCGAGATGGTTTCATGGAGAAGTATATGGAGCTTCTCGTCGCGAGTTTTAATCCTAGCGCCGCGCAGGAAATCATGTGCCGAAACTTAGTTTCTGTTGCTTGGACGGGAGAACTTTACGACTGTGACTTTAACCAGATGCTTGAGATTCCGCTGGGCGGAAAACGAAAAACCATCTGGGAGATCGATTCGTTTGATGAAATAAGCACGGGTAATATCGCATTTGCCGATCACTGCTTTGCCTGCACCGCCGGATGTGGCAGTTCATGCGGGGGAAGTCTAGTGTAGACTTGCCCAGAAAGAGTAGACAAGAAAGATTTATAAACAACAAATAAATCATAGCAGCAAGACAGGTGTATTTCAAGTGGAGGGAAACATTGGCTATGAATAGTCGGGAGTAAAGAGACAGCCGTGTATCCAGCTTATCTCCTGGCTATTCATGGCTAATGTGGGAGGTGTGGCAAAAAACCACAGAAGTAC
This is a stretch of genomic DNA from Deltaproteobacteria bacterium. It encodes these proteins:
- the arsS gene encoding arsenosugar biosynthesis radical SAM protein ArsS (Some members of this family are selenoproteins.); its protein translation is MPGDARRVAVLSNNVRDSFEATVLERCGRIERKALTTVQINVGKLCNQACLHCHVEAGPKRKEQMNAEVGERIIALLQNSPNIKTVDITGGAPELNNNFKPIALAARSLGLEVIDRCNLTVFFEEGYSDIPLFLRDNLIHVIASLPCYLKENVEKQRGSGVFQKSIDALGLLNSLGFGDPRSGLTLDLVYNPLGPSLPPAQEELESAYKRELRERFGIEFNRLYTITNVPISRFLHQLERDGFMEKYMELLVASFNPSAAQEIMCRNLVSVAWTGELYDCDFNQMLEIPLGGKRKTIWEIDSFDEISTGNIAFADHCFACTAGCGSSCGGSLV